The Tripterygium wilfordii isolate XIE 37 chromosome 18, ASM1340144v1, whole genome shotgun sequence nucleotide sequence TAGGCTTGTTGGATGATCCATGACCgatctatttatatatattgaaagTGGCATTTTCAAGTTTAATAAATTTACCTCAAACCTCTACAAATCAAGACAAAAAGATATTGAATTAGTGATAAACAACATCAAAGAAAATCCATAGGGAACAGCAATTAGTCAGACAGGAGGACATAACATATTGTCAAAATATTCTTATATTATCTGTGTCTGGTCCACCCTAATTAATCATTTATGTAATAAAATTACTTTATATGTAGACATGGAAGTTTGAAACGAAACATTTAAtaaagaattctcctatgtgaacttAAAATACTGACATATGTTTTcctcattgatttgaaatatatggGGCCATACATAAACTATATATCGACccatttgtcatttcacttattTACATCCTTAAAAAGTGGTTGGCATGTTAAGTCATTACCTTAAGTCCGCATAGGAGAATTCGTGTAGTTTTtgttcatacatatatatatacatatatatgtatgtatatgcagCAGAGGTCAACTAATTATAAAGATTTTCATGGATGGGTAGGCAAAAGATAGCTATAGAGATAGTAGAGAAGCTGTCAAAGACCATCTAAAAGAGAAAGTCACATGATTTTCAACAGGTCCAAGAGAGTGGTCATACATTTGGGACGTTTTATTctgacattattattattattgttactcTAATAATTGAATTGTGTATAGACACATTAAAACCGACCATAGTCTTCTTATACACAATTATTATGCATTATTCTATCTTATCAATAAtcatcatatataattatatattatgaaACATTTCAGTCTAAGAATATTTGACTTATGCCATGAAGAAGCCCAAATACAGCCATTCTTATCAAAAGTTCCATTGAAAAGATGaattctctgtctctgtctctgtctctctctctctctctcacatctGTGTTTGTACATGTTGGGGTTGATTGATATTTGATAGGGTGAAAGTGAGACTCCCTATGGATCCATGTTTGATCGATATTCACTGTTCAAGAGATCCATCTTTATATTATAGGTGAGTTTGGGTTGTATACTTTTAGGGTTTTATAATTTTGATTAGTATATATGCAGATTAAGCTATATATAGAtgtaatttgtatcaaataCCAAGTTTTTGTAAGTTCTTAGGTGGGAGGGTATGCCtgattatatatgtgtgtgtgtgtgtactttttaattaatcatattCTTCTGTTAAAACCCATTTGTTTTTCAAGAtcaaaaagaattttttttttttttttatgatatgtagaacaattaaattcatagttTCTTCAGAGAGAATAAACCTCTTcttgtctttcttctttttcaggTCTGAAAACCTCTAATGATCATGTAATGTCTCTTCACCAACACTAAACACTTGATGGTCAGTCTCAGTCATCTCTAATATTAGTTGTAGATATGGGTGCAGAGAGAGTAGAAATATATGATGAAGATTATTATAACATTAGTAGTAGTAGTGGAAGTGATCAAATTCAAGTCAAGAGTTGTGTCAAAACATCTTTTGACTTGAATGAAGAAGCAACTGATGATGATTATGAGACAACAGACATCAATGACAAGAACTCCAATGAGTTATCTTCTGAAGGCAATTCAAGTAGTAATACTAAAGAGAGAACGACGACGGCGGTGAGGCCATATGTTAGGTCAAAATTGCCTAGGCTTCGATGGACTCGTGATCTCCATCTAACTTTTGTGCGTGCCATTGAAAAGCTCGGAGGACAAGAAA carries:
- the LOC119984264 gene encoding probable transcription factor KAN2; translated protein: MGAERVEIYDEDYYNISSSSGSDQIQVKSCVKTSFDLNEEATDDDYETTDINDKNSNELSSEGNSSSNTKERTTTAVRPYVRSKLPRLRWTRDLHLTFVRAIEKLGGQERATPKLVLQSMNVKGLSIAHIKSHLQTYRGKKLDESGKGNIYLNLDIESMYAFMLAYMSLLI